From a region of the Pseudanabaena sp. ABRG5-3 genome:
- a CDS encoding acyltransferase, translating into MTWELSDLLRAIATTIVISIHASHHWWFGVKDTVTINPEIFIDTFINQVGRFTVPMFVVLSGFALSKSEEKHPFDLKIFFQRRLWRIIPPYVLFTLLNVVGRSQFLMGNWQERFQQIWQALSTGMGDYHLYFLGIILQCYVSYPFLRRIAFTVKKLWILLTIAFSLFSLRWISATFGLLPNLTSFLPDGNHVIYWLPYFQIGIWLAKDHGWSKQLVSQWRSRTWGYLFAIAAILELGEFYATAILKNSAEAVGHYTRPTIILVTLTFLLWTISWQIKEPIKAILSNKIFASASFTTYLIHVWILRAIAPLEVVGGILYVPLATTLSWLIGISIWRLIKLKRWSAIAFGA; encoded by the coding sequence ATGACTTGGGAACTCTCGGATCTACTAAGGGCGATCGCTACCACTATTGTGATTAGCATTCATGCCTCCCATCACTGGTGGTTTGGCGTAAAGGATACCGTTACGATTAACCCTGAAATTTTCATTGATACATTCATTAACCAAGTTGGACGCTTTACTGTCCCCATGTTTGTGGTTCTATCTGGATTTGCCCTATCCAAATCAGAAGAGAAGCATCCCTTCGATTTAAAAATTTTTTTTCAACGTCGCCTCTGGCGTATCATCCCGCCATATGTTCTCTTCACTCTACTCAATGTCGTCGGTCGATCGCAATTCCTCATGGGCAATTGGCAAGAGCGATTCCAACAGATCTGGCAAGCCCTCTCTACAGGTATGGGAGATTATCATCTTTACTTCTTAGGCATCATTTTGCAATGCTATGTAAGTTATCCATTCCTCCGTCGCATTGCTTTTACAGTAAAGAAATTATGGATATTACTGACGATCGCGTTTTCCCTATTTAGCTTGCGTTGGATTTCCGCCACGTTTGGATTACTCCCAAACCTTACCAGTTTTCTCCCCGACGGAAATCATGTGATTTATTGGTTGCCTTATTTCCAAATTGGCATCTGGCTAGCTAAAGATCATGGATGGAGTAAGCAACTTGTATCACAATGGAGATCGCGTACATGGGGGTATCTATTCGCGATCGCCGCAATTTTGGAACTAGGTGAGTTCTATGCAACTGCCATACTTAAGAACTCTGCGGAAGCAGTTGGACATTACACCAGACCAACGATAATTCTGGTTACTTTAACCTTCTTACTATGGACAATCTCTTGGCAGATTAAAGAACCTATCAAAGCAATACTTTCCAACAAAATCTTTGCTAGTGCAAGTTTTACGACCTATCTCATTCATGTATGGATCTTAAGAGCGATCGCCCCCCTCGAAGTAGTTGGTGGTATTTTATACGTCCCTCTTGCCACTACATTGTCATGGCTCATCGGCATCAGTATCTGGCGGCTAATTAAGTTAAAACGCTGGAGTGCGATCGCCTTTGGTGCATAA
- a CDS encoding late competence development ComFB family protein — protein MQSCKNAIEELVIAEIDLQISHLPQYRREQINLSEVAAYALNRLPPMYATSKAGWMRQRKKAATEMRPQIESAVRRALISVKPDALRDSRPLPSQEVANHARSLAELQQILGAENASWKDIPTALENALITIKLKSSVSNTYMVLGKRDAITGKDDTVFGKKPPKISWKGRPMATSTSLAKDEQKARDFQTYMVDVNYQFSNVLEKLVLSLAYHQIQKLHPAIIETVDLGETTAYVLNRLPTMYATTEKGYRELRLRAREVYGKEVVAVLKEAIAVCVEAPNLKKSPLPLARFEAELEEAIEQVRWILQRDDINWRNAPFIVEECLQKAVINELEWRKRSDYNYPYNS, from the coding sequence TTTCGCACTTACCACAATATCGACGCGAGCAGATTAATTTGAGCGAAGTTGCCGCCTATGCGCTCAATCGGCTTCCACCCATGTATGCCACATCTAAAGCTGGTTGGATGAGACAGCGAAAGAAAGCCGCCACCGAAATGCGTCCACAAATAGAATCCGCAGTACGTCGCGCCCTCATCAGTGTCAAGCCAGATGCATTGCGAGATTCACGACCTTTGCCATCACAGGAAGTCGCGAACCATGCGCGATCACTTGCCGAACTCCAACAAATCTTAGGAGCTGAAAATGCGTCTTGGAAGGATATTCCGACAGCATTAGAGAATGCCTTGATCACCATTAAACTCAAAAGCTCAGTGAGTAATACCTACATGGTATTAGGGAAGCGCGACGCGATCACAGGAAAAGATGACACCGTTTTTGGCAAGAAACCACCTAAAATTTCTTGGAAAGGCAGACCAATGGCGACCTCAACCAGTTTAGCTAAAGATGAACAAAAGGCAAGAGACTTCCAAACCTATATGGTGGATGTCAACTATCAGTTTAGTAATGTCTTGGAAAAACTTGTCCTGTCCCTCGCCTATCATCAAATTCAAAAACTCCATCCTGCCATCATCGAAACCGTTGATTTGGGTGAAACAACTGCCTATGTTTTAAATCGTTTACCAACGATGTACGCCACTACAGAAAAGGGGTATCGAGAGTTAAGATTACGGGCAAGAGAAGTTTATGGGAAAGAAGTTGTCGCTGTCCTCAAAGAGGCGATCGCTGTTTGTGTAGAAGCACCGAATTTAAAAAAATCACCATTGCCTCTAGCTCGTTTTGAAGCAGAGCTAGAAGAAGCCATAGAACAAGTGCGGTGGATTTTACAACGCGATGATATTAACTGGCGGAATGCTCCGTTTATTGTGGAAGAATGTTTGCAAAAAGCCGTAATTAACGAACTAGAATGGCGCAAACGTAGTGATTATAACTACCCCTATAATTCTTAA
- the rplV gene encoding 50S ribosomal protein L22 has product MILAQNEIPAVAKYIRMSPHKVRRVLDQIRGRSYREALMILEFMPYRSCEPITKVLRSAVANAEHNAGLDPASLVVNQAFADMGPSLKRFRPRAQGRAYQIRKPTCHITITVKPSEEE; this is encoded by the coding sequence ATGATCCTCGCCCAAAACGAAATCCCTGCCGTAGCCAAATATATTCGGATGTCACCCCACAAGGTGCGTCGAGTACTCGACCAAATCCGTGGTCGTAGCTACCGCGAAGCATTGATGATTCTCGAATTCATGCCCTATCGCTCCTGCGAACCAATCACCAAGGTATTGCGTTCCGCCGTAGCTAATGCTGAACATAACGCAGGACTAGATCCCGCATCTTTAGTAGTTAACCAAGCCTTTGCCGATATGGGACCTAGCCTCAAGCGCTTCCGTCCTCGCGCTCAAGGTCGTGCTTATCAAATTCGTAAGCCTACTTGTCACATTACGATTACCGTCAAACCATCGGAGGAAGAATAG
- a CDS encoding DUF309 domain-containing protein, whose amino-acid sequence MFDPTGENPLFAEAIAQFNHGDYYTCHDTLEAIWNDAWQSDRAFYQGILQIAVGLYHLRNQNWHGATILLGEGTSRLPAYLPEYQSIDVETLLTESLQILRTVQLSGKEGIVDVLKQLDQGDLPIPQLYKITNSDND is encoded by the coding sequence ATGTTTGATCCCACAGGAGAAAATCCATTATTTGCCGAAGCGATTGCTCAGTTTAATCATGGAGACTATTACACCTGTCACGATACCTTAGAAGCCATTTGGAATGATGCTTGGCAGAGTGATCGGGCTTTTTATCAAGGAATCTTACAAATCGCAGTTGGTTTATATCATCTCCGCAATCAAAATTGGCATGGAGCCACCATTCTCTTAGGCGAAGGTACAAGTCGCTTACCTGCCTATCTTCCTGAATATCAATCCATTGATGTTGAGACTTTATTAACAGAGAGTTTACAGATACTAAGAACTGTACAGTTAAGTGGGAAAGAAGGAATTGTCGATGTTTTAAAACAGCTTGATCAGGGAGATTTACCTATTCCTCAATTATATAAAATCACTAATAGCGATAATGATTAA
- a CDS encoding 50S ribosomal protein L23 has protein sequence MAKIPTQFDPRRLPDLIRRPLLNEKATRQLESNKYTFDVVHDATKPEIKAAIESLFSVKVKKVNTHNPPAQARRIGKFAGKRAQIKRAIVTLAEGSKIDLFPDV, from the coding sequence ATGGCTAAGATCCCAACCCAATTCGATCCCCGTCGCTTGCCCGATCTCATTCGTCGCCCTCTGCTCAATGAAAAGGCAACCAGACAATTAGAAAGCAACAAGTACACCTTTGATGTTGTGCATGATGCCACTAAGCCTGAAATCAAAGCTGCAATTGAGAGTTTGTTCTCAGTCAAGGTTAAGAAAGTTAACACCCATAACCCACCCGCACAGGCGCGTCGGATTGGTAAGTTCGCAGGCAAACGCGCTCAAATCAAAAGAGCGATCGTCACCCTCGCTGAAGGCAGCAAAATCGATTTGTTCCCAGATGTGTAA
- a CDS encoding glutathione S-transferase family protein, with translation MLLLQFSTSHYCRKARLALGYKQIPYQVENLTPGLHILRVKPLSGKKTVPVLLPQQKNCPAVVADSTEIIRFLEDYQPNPPLYLEDDQQQREALRLEDYFDESIGTAARFVYYQFRANEGKQIDPSWMSQIVIEIVRSQYGINADSAKLASQKIDEAIAMLSERWQNGYLIGDRFSVADLTVAALLSPLGLIPSYRYTYPWLFDRITVIHQLCHEPLPKNWEAGLSQG, from the coding sequence ATGCTTCTATTACAGTTTAGTACTTCTCACTATTGCCGCAAAGCTAGACTAGCTCTTGGCTACAAACAAATTCCCTACCAAGTCGAGAACCTCACTCCCGGACTACATATTCTTAGAGTTAAGCCCCTTTCAGGCAAAAAGACAGTCCCTGTCCTACTACCACAACAAAAAAATTGCCCCGCAGTAGTTGCGGACTCCACCGAAATTATTCGCTTTCTCGAAGACTATCAGCCTAATCCACCGCTTTATTTAGAAGATGATCAGCAACAAAGAGAAGCCTTGCGCTTGGAGGACTATTTTGATGAATCTATTGGGACAGCAGCAAGGTTTGTCTATTATCAATTTCGCGCTAATGAAGGTAAGCAAATTGATCCCTCATGGATGAGCCAGATCGTAATTGAGATCGTCCGATCGCAATATGGCATTAATGCAGACTCCGCAAAGTTGGCATCTCAAAAAATTGATGAGGCGATCGCAATGCTCAGTGAGCGTTGGCAAAATGGTTATTTAATCGGCGATCGCTTTAGTGTTGCGGATTTAACTGTAGCAGCGCTACTCTCACCATTGGGGCTAATTCCTAGCTACCGTTATACCTATCCTTGGTTATTTGATCGCATTACCGTAATTCATCAGCTTTGTCATGAACCTTTGCCCAAAAATTGGGAAGCTGGGCTGAGCCAAGGTTAA
- the rplB gene encoding 50S ribosomal protein L2 codes for MGVRAYKPYTASTRQTVVSDFAEITKSEPEKSLTTHVHRKRGRNNRGVITSRRRGGGHKRLYRIIDFKRNKRDIIAEVIAIEYDPNRTSRIALLQYEDGEKRYILAPKGIAVGNKIQAGTSNVPFEIGNAMPLANIPLGTIVHNVELVPGKGGQIVRSAGAGAQIAAKEGDFVTLKLPSSEVRLIRKDCFATIGQVGNLDHSNTSLGKAGRSRWLNRRPKVRGMVMNPVDHPHGGGEGCAPIGRSGPVTPWGKPTLGYKTRKKGKLSDALIVRRRRKSSKRGKGGRNA; via the coding sequence ATGGGCGTTCGTGCATATAAACCGTATACCGCTAGTACCAGACAAACTGTTGTCTCGGACTTTGCGGAAATCACCAAATCAGAACCCGAAAAGTCTTTAACCACCCATGTCCACCGCAAGCGTGGACGTAATAACCGTGGTGTAATTACTAGCCGTAGACGCGGCGGCGGTCACAAGCGTCTTTATCGGATTATCGATTTTAAGCGCAACAAACGTGACATCATCGCTGAAGTCATTGCGATCGAGTACGATCCCAACCGCACTTCTCGCATTGCCTTGTTGCAATACGAAGATGGCGAAAAGAGATATATTCTTGCTCCCAAGGGCATTGCCGTCGGCAACAAAATTCAAGCGGGGACAAGTAACGTTCCTTTTGAAATCGGTAACGCTATGCCTCTGGCAAACATCCCTCTCGGTACAATTGTTCACAATGTGGAACTCGTCCCTGGTAAAGGTGGGCAAATTGTTCGCTCAGCTGGTGCTGGTGCTCAAATTGCAGCCAAGGAAGGTGATTTCGTCACCCTCAAGCTTCCTTCTAGTGAAGTTCGTTTGATTCGCAAAGATTGTTTCGCGACTATCGGACAAGTTGGCAACCTCGATCACAGCAACACCAGCCTTGGTAAAGCAGGTCGTAGTCGTTGGTTGAACCGTCGTCCTAAGGTTCGTGGTATGGTCATGAACCCTGTCGATCACCCCCATGGTGGTGGTGAAGGTTGCGCCCCCATCGGACGTAGTGGTCCTGTTACTCCTTGGGGTAAACCAACCTTGGGTTACAAGACTCGCAAGAAGGGCAAACTCAGTGATGCCCTCATTGTTCGTCGCCGTCGCAAGTCCTCGAAGCGCGGTAAGGGCGGACGTAACGCTTAA
- the rplD gene encoding 50S ribosomal protein L4, with protein MPIVKDWTGKEVGEVDLELRVAKEATAKGLVHRALVRQLANARQGTASSKTRAEVRGGGRKPFRQKGTGRARAGSTRSPLTRGGGAIFGPKPRDYDTKMNRKERRLALRTAFTGRAADLIVVEDFAVNLVQPKTKELTQALERWGVVAGSKVLVITDQKEENIVLSARNIRNLQLLAADQLNIFDIVNAEKIVATRSAIAKIHEVYGGDAKLATEIVTVEDAE; from the coding sequence ATGCCTATAGTAAAAGATTGGACAGGGAAGGAAGTCGGTGAGGTAGATCTGGAATTGCGTGTTGCTAAAGAAGCAACTGCAAAGGGTCTAGTACACCGTGCCCTCGTCAGACAGCTCGCTAATGCCCGCCAAGGTACAGCCAGCAGCAAGACCCGCGCCGAAGTTCGTGGTGGTGGTCGTAAGCCCTTCAGACAAAAGGGGACTGGTCGCGCCCGTGCAGGTTCGACTCGTTCTCCTCTAACCCGTGGTGGTGGTGCAATTTTTGGACCAAAACCTAGAGATTACGATACCAAGATGAACCGCAAAGAGCGTCGTCTTGCTCTTCGCACCGCATTCACTGGTCGTGCAGCAGATTTGATCGTAGTTGAAGATTTTGCCGTAAATCTCGTACAGCCTAAGACCAAGGAACTCACTCAAGCTCTTGAGCGTTGGGGTGTAGTTGCTGGTAGCAAGGTTTTGGTCATTACTGATCAAAAAGAAGAAAACATTGTTTTGTCTGCACGCAATATTCGTAACTTGCAGTTGCTTGCGGCTGATCAATTAAATATTTTCGACATCGTTAATGCTGAGAAAATTGTGGCAACGCGCTCGGCGATCGCCAAGATTCATGAAGTGTATGGTGGCGATGCGAAGCTAGCAACTGAGATCGTTACGGTCGAAGATGCAGAATAA
- the rpsS gene encoding 30S ribosomal protein S19: MTRSLKKGPFVADHLMTKIEKLNAKGEKQVIKTWSRASTILPQMIGHTIACHNGKQHVPVYVTEQMVGHKLGEFAPTRTFRGHAKSDKKAKR; this comes from the coding sequence ATGACGCGATCGCTAAAAAAAGGTCCCTTTGTTGCCGATCACTTAATGACCAAGATTGAAAAGCTTAACGCCAAAGGTGAAAAGCAAGTTATTAAAACATGGTCTCGCGCTTCCACCATTCTTCCTCAAATGATCGGGCATACCATTGCTTGTCACAACGGAAAACAGCACGTTCCTGTATATGTCACGGAGCAAATGGTAGGACACAAACTCGGTGAGTTTGCCCCTACTCGAACCTTCCGAGGTCATGCCAAGAGCGACAAAAAAGCCAAGAGATAG
- a CDS encoding ABC transporter substrate-binding protein, whose translation MDRRKFLVLGGTAIASIGGCQFSNPFDQRDRLKIVGLLGAIPSKLINQFESASQFKTEFKAENLPSKIWQELQTYPNSKDKIPNVISIGDGWLDLAIANSLIQPISPNLLEKIPQWQKLSPIWQKSVTRNNQVWGIPYRWGTTAIAYRSDKLKFDITQWSDLWRSELKLKLTLPDDAREVIGLVLKKMGQSYQQENLVEHQDIFATLTRELKSLNSQVLTYTSENYLQSLLADDTLAAVGWTSDMYKAKRQNPDLKVVIPQDGTALWSDIWVMPKGDALTAAAEWMNFCLTPAIAAQITSLTDAVSPSSELEQVPASVKADPIKFFPQEILAKSEVLSPLSSSTLLQYKELWTKMRAGTLS comes from the coding sequence ATGGATAGACGTAAGTTTTTAGTTTTAGGTGGTACAGCGATCGCGTCAATTGGGGGATGCCAATTTTCAAATCCTTTCGATCAACGCGATCGTCTCAAGATTGTGGGTTTACTAGGGGCAATCCCCAGTAAATTGATTAACCAATTTGAATCTGCATCACAATTCAAGACTGAATTTAAAGCTGAGAACTTACCCTCGAAAATTTGGCAAGAACTCCAAACTTATCCCAATTCTAAAGACAAAATACCGAATGTAATTAGTATTGGTGATGGCTGGCTGGATCTAGCGATCGCTAATTCATTAATTCAACCGATCTCCCCTAACTTGCTCGAAAAAATTCCCCAATGGCAGAAGCTGAGTCCAATTTGGCAAAAAAGTGTGACGCGCAATAATCAGGTCTGGGGAATTCCCTATCGCTGGGGGACAACAGCGATCGCTTATCGCAGTGACAAACTGAAATTTGATATTACCCAATGGTCTGATCTCTGGCGATCGGAATTGAAACTGAAATTGACATTACCCGATGATGCAAGAGAAGTCATTGGGCTTGTATTAAAAAAGATGGGGCAATCCTATCAGCAGGAAAACTTAGTAGAACATCAGGATATTTTCGCCACACTGACTAGAGAACTGAAAAGTTTGAATTCACAGGTTTTAACCTATACATCTGAAAACTATTTGCAGTCTCTATTAGCCGACGATACTCTGGCGGCAGTGGGTTGGACAAGTGATATGTACAAAGCTAAACGTCAAAATCCTGATCTCAAAGTGGTAATTCCTCAGGATGGAACAGCACTATGGAGTGATATTTGGGTAATGCCTAAGGGAGATGCTCTAACTGCTGCCGCAGAATGGATGAATTTTTGCCTGACCCCTGCGATCGCTGCTCAAATTACATCATTAACTGATGCAGTTAGCCCATCTAGTGAACTAGAGCAAGTGCCTGCCAGTGTTAAAGCTGATCCCATCAAATTTTTTCCGCAAGAGATTTTAGCTAAGAGTGAAGTCCTATCACCATTGTCGTCATCAACACTCTTGCAATATAAAGAGCTATGGACAAAAATGCGAGCAGGAACGCTATCTTAG
- a CDS encoding response regulator, with protein sequence MEIAQPINSGISETSRPVGYQACDREQIHLLGHVQSHGVLLSILEADLRIMQVSENALHFLGKTATSLINQPLNAIFSQSQINTLLSFTTHQNLEVFNPIKLSVQIQRKKCWFQGIMHRADGLLILELEPLSEDPTPNLGFYYLAKSAAINVREAKDFDEISDLLVKEIRKITGYDRVLIYKFDVDNSGVVIAESKAEELEPLLGLHYPAFDIPELARKLYYRNWLRLIVDLNCQPVPIIPLNNPVTQNPLDLSLSTLRSVSPFHVKYLQKMGVSASLGISLINSGKLWGLIVCHHYSPKYIDYETRKTCEFLGQIMSVEIVHKHEQHLKKAQDNIKFIQTKLKQDILEGYQLVNYTFLQDIEKLLDLVNANGAVICFGDRISEVGTCPPPTFISNLLEWLEQKSQDVFYTNCLSQLLPEAMEFKDRASGLLSISIKLNHTSYHIIWFRSEVVQTVNWAGDPSKFVDLDDDLAPSPRRSFELWKETVRAKSLPWDEVEIEAALELRGTFMLAALEFSQQALRQEAERSEVANQAKSSFLARMSHELRTPLNAILGCTQLMSREDGLTEALGEYVKIISHSSEHLLNLIDDVLEVSKIEAGKIILEESIFDLQLFLNNLQEMLQIRARDKNLQLIFAIHPRVPQYIKADERKTRQILLNLLGNAIKFTNKGYIILRVSLVDTDQDISRSVIHFEVEDTGCGIAPEEINNLFEAFVQTASGRASQTGTGLGLVISQQFARFMGSHIQVSSTLGKGTIFQFELTIENVSAPELKIEQEVDAAKPLAILPLADIQIEQNQNIQHITEKITDQNHKRSMRILLVEDNTFNQMIALRLLAKLGYHADCAMNGLEVLQALQNKSYDLILMDVQMPEMDGLEATRRIRLIEKDGDAASKIKIVAMTANAMKEDREKCILMGMDDFISKPVRIEDLKGVLKKFA encoded by the coding sequence ATGGAAATAGCACAACCTATAAATTCAGGAATTTCTGAAACTTCAAGACCAGTTGGTTATCAAGCCTGCGATCGCGAACAGATTCACTTATTGGGACATGTTCAGTCCCACGGTGTGTTGTTGAGCATTCTTGAAGCAGATTTGCGAATAATGCAGGTTAGCGAAAACGCGCTTCACTTTTTAGGCAAGACTGCCACATCGCTGATTAATCAGCCTCTGAATGCCATATTTTCACAGTCTCAGATTAATACTCTGTTATCTTTTACCACTCACCAAAATTTAGAAGTATTTAATCCAATTAAACTATCTGTTCAGATTCAGCGAAAGAAATGCTGGTTTCAAGGCATAATGCACCGTGCTGATGGACTACTCATTTTAGAATTAGAACCTTTATCGGAAGACCCGACTCCTAATCTGGGATTTTATTACCTAGCAAAATCTGCGGCGATTAATGTTAGAGAAGCGAAGGATTTTGATGAAATATCAGATTTACTAGTTAAAGAAATTCGGAAGATAACTGGATACGATCGCGTACTCATCTACAAATTTGATGTGGACAATAGTGGAGTTGTGATTGCTGAATCTAAAGCCGAAGAGCTAGAACCTTTGTTGGGATTGCATTATCCAGCCTTTGATATTCCTGAGCTTGCCCGTAAACTCTATTACAGAAATTGGTTGCGTCTAATTGTTGATTTAAACTGCCAGCCTGTACCAATTATCCCCCTCAATAATCCCGTTACGCAGAACCCCCTTGATTTGAGCCTTAGTACCTTGAGAAGTGTTTCGCCATTTCATGTGAAATACTTGCAAAAAATGGGTGTTTCAGCTTCTTTAGGTATCTCTCTAATTAACTCAGGCAAGTTATGGGGATTGATTGTTTGCCATCATTATTCACCTAAGTATATAGACTATGAGACTAGAAAGACCTGTGAGTTTTTAGGACAAATCATGTCTGTAGAAATTGTCCATAAACATGAGCAACACCTTAAAAAAGCCCAAGATAATATCAAATTTATTCAAACTAAACTGAAGCAAGATATTCTGGAAGGCTATCAATTAGTTAATTACACTTTTCTTCAAGACATAGAGAAACTACTCGATTTAGTCAATGCTAACGGAGCAGTCATTTGCTTTGGCGATCGCATTTCTGAAGTTGGTACATGTCCACCGCCAACATTTATTTCTAATTTGTTGGAGTGGCTAGAGCAGAAGTCTCAAGATGTTTTTTATACTAATTGCTTAAGTCAGTTATTGCCTGAAGCAATGGAGTTTAAAGATAGGGCAAGTGGACTATTATCTATTTCTATTAAGCTTAATCATACTTCTTATCATATCATTTGGTTTCGTTCTGAAGTTGTCCAAACCGTTAACTGGGCGGGCGATCCGAGCAAATTCGTGGATCTTGATGATGATTTGGCTCCATCACCTCGTCGATCTTTTGAATTATGGAAAGAAACCGTTAGAGCTAAATCCTTACCTTGGGATGAAGTAGAAATTGAAGCTGCTTTAGAGTTGAGAGGTACGTTTATGCTAGCAGCTTTAGAATTTTCACAACAGGCTCTAAGACAAGAGGCCGAACGCTCTGAAGTGGCAAATCAGGCTAAAAGTAGTTTTCTAGCAAGAATGAGTCATGAATTGAGAACTCCTCTAAATGCGATTTTGGGATGTACACAATTGATGAGTCGAGAAGATGGACTTACAGAAGCGCTTGGAGAATATGTCAAGATTATCAGTCATAGTAGTGAACATTTGCTTAACTTGATCGATGATGTTTTAGAAGTATCTAAAATTGAAGCAGGAAAGATCATTCTGGAAGAGTCAATATTTGATTTGCAGCTATTTCTAAATAATCTTCAGGAGATGTTGCAAATTAGAGCAAGAGATAAGAACTTGCAGCTGATTTTTGCGATTCATCCTAGAGTGCCGCAGTATATCAAAGCGGATGAGCGTAAAACTCGGCAAATTTTATTGAATCTTTTGGGTAATGCGATTAAGTTTACGAATAAAGGCTATATAATTCTTCGTGTTTCATTAGTAGATACAGATCAGGATATCTCTAGGTCAGTTATTCATTTTGAAGTAGAAGACACTGGATGTGGAATTGCTCCAGAAGAAATTAATAATTTGTTTGAAGCTTTTGTGCAGACGGCTTCAGGTCGAGCATCTCAGACGGGTACGGGTTTAGGTCTAGTGATTAGCCAACAGTTTGCAAGGTTTATGGGTAGCCATATTCAGGTGAGTAGTACTTTAGGTAAAGGTACAATTTTTCAATTTGAGCTGACTATTGAGAATGTGTCTGCTCCAGAGTTGAAGATAGAGCAGGAAGTTGATGCTGCTAAGCCTCTAGCCATATTGCCATTAGCGGACATCCAGATAGAGCAAAATCAAAATATCCAACATATCACGGAGAAAATTACTGATCAGAATCATAAGCGCTCCATGAGAATTCTGTTAGTCGAAGACAACACGTTTAATCAGATGATCGCTTTACGACTTCTAGCGAAATTGGGATATCATGCGGATTGCGCAATGAATGGCTTAGAGGTGTTACAAGCCTTGCAAAATAAATCCTATGATTTGATTTTAATGGATGTGCAGATGCCAGAAATGGATGGTTTAGAGGCGACTCGTAGAATTCGGCTAATTGAGAAAGATGGAGATGCAGCTAGTAAAATCAAAATTGTGGCAATGACTGCAAATGCCATGAAGGAAGATCGAGAGAAGTGTATCTTAATGGGAATGGATGATTTTATTAGTAAACCTGTGAGGATAGAAGATCTCAAAGGGGTGTTAAAAAAATTTGCTTGA
- the rplC gene encoding 50S ribosomal protein L3, translated as MTVGILGTKLGMTQVFDSDGNAVPVTVVHAGPITVTQVKTDTKEGYKAIQVGYGKTREKLLTKPELGHLKASGAEPVKHLREYRLDDVSNYTIGQTLDVSQFKDGDIVDVIGTSIGKGFAGYQKRHNFGRGPMAHGSKNHRQPGSTGAGTTPGRVYPGKRMAGRLGGKQITVKKLTIVKVDAANNVLLIKGAVPGKAGALLNVIPTVIVGKAK; from the coding sequence ATGACTGTCGGAATTCTCGGCACAAAACTTGGGATGACCCAAGTATTCGATTCGGATGGCAACGCTGTTCCTGTAACCGTTGTCCATGCAGGTCCTATCACCGTAACTCAGGTCAAGACTGATACCAAAGAAGGCTATAAAGCTATTCAAGTTGGTTATGGCAAGACCCGCGAGAAACTACTCACCAAACCAGAATTAGGACATTTGAAAGCGTCAGGTGCAGAGCCTGTTAAGCACCTACGTGAATATCGTTTAGATGATGTAAGCAACTACACCATCGGACAAACTTTAGATGTAAGTCAGTTCAAGGATGGCGACATCGTTGATGTGATTGGAACTAGCATTGGTAAAGGTTTCGCTGGTTATCAAAAGCGCCACAACTTTGGTCGCGGTCCGATGGCTCACGGTTCTAAAAACCACAGACAACCTGGTTCGACAGGTGCAGGTACAACTCCTGGTCGTGTTTATCCTGGTAAGCGCATGGCTGGTCGTCTTGGCGGTAAGCAAATCACCGTAAAGAAACTAACTATAGTCAAGGTCGATGCAGCGAACAACGTGCTGCTAATTAAAGGAGCAGTACCTGGTAAAGCTGGTGCATTGCTTAATGTCATTCCTACCGTAATTGTCGGCAAGGCTAAGTAA